In Chengkuizengella sediminis, one DNA window encodes the following:
- a CDS encoding TadE/TadG family type IV pilus assembly protein, whose product MLKNKRGSLVLEASIVLPIFISAFLALISFLQIALAEMALHQAVNEATKLTVTHVYPIYVLKNHQSIQSFQNDITNMIPEELDFLVELQKENINHITDEILNVIFLPYLMLFIDEDILQKDQVQVIKVILPNLQDRQNAYFGIEASYSINLLLPFIEREVTIQKKSLERVWIGG is encoded by the coding sequence ATGTTAAAAAATAAACGAGGTAGTCTGGTGTTAGAAGCAAGTATAGTATTACCCATATTTATATCGGCTTTTCTAGCTCTTATTTCATTTTTACAAATTGCTCTGGCAGAAATGGCTCTGCATCAAGCAGTGAATGAAGCAACGAAATTGACTGTGACCCATGTATATCCTATATATGTACTAAAAAATCATCAATCAATTCAAAGTTTTCAAAATGATATTACTAACATGATCCCTGAGGAATTGGATTTTTTAGTAGAGTTACAAAAAGAAAATATAAATCATATCACGGATGAAATTTTAAACGTAATTTTTTTACCGTATCTGATGTTATTTATCGATGAGGATATATTACAAAAGGATCAGGTTCAAGTGATAAAAGTGATTTTACCAAATCTACAAGATAGACAAAATGCGTATTTCGGGATAGAAGCTAGTTATTCTATAAACTTATTACTTCCATTTATTGAACGTGAGGTTACTATTCAGAAAAAATCACTCGAACGAGTATGGATTGGAGGTTGA
- a CDS encoding TadE/TadG family type IV pilus assembly protein yields the protein MNIIMKSLSILKEQRGNFTIESTLIFPILFMITLSTLFSSLFYYQKVILYSSSSLTAERTSFTWDNSFKDPITGRVSSEVGDELYWRAFQDSISQIFLLGADDGKVILELPVQNNMNGYSGVLKKMHNAAQLLPDSFIGKIAYSNHLVSRKVTVELNRFIQIPEIMKMNNHVYSYVESSITEPVEFIRNIDLLRTYVQELKQRKISEGKVRDAFDQFFDFESPTSFANHGDAAIYLEKLVQGSKNKFDTSFGKRKIDALDRNGVAHQAYLTFNENQLRSQMVKDVELLNHGEDVKGVIWHFFRKHNQTIRVGPSKAFISELESKGIVVIIHD from the coding sequence ATGAATATCATTATGAAGTCTCTTTCTATTTTAAAAGAACAACGAGGGAACTTCACTATTGAATCCACCTTGATATTTCCTATTCTCTTTATGATTACATTATCTACTCTTTTCTCATCTTTATTTTATTATCAGAAGGTGATTTTATATTCCTCATCCTCATTAACAGCAGAAAGAACTTCTTTTACTTGGGATAACAGTTTCAAAGACCCCATCACTGGAAGGGTTTCATCTGAGGTGGGGGACGAACTTTATTGGAGAGCATTTCAGGATTCGATCTCTCAAATTTTTTTACTTGGAGCAGATGATGGAAAAGTCATTTTAGAACTACCTGTACAAAACAATATGAATGGTTATAGTGGTGTTTTAAAAAAAATGCACAATGCTGCTCAGCTGTTGCCTGACTCTTTCATCGGTAAAATAGCTTATTCTAACCATTTAGTTTCACGTAAAGTGACAGTTGAGTTAAACCGATTCATTCAAATTCCAGAAATAATGAAAATGAATAATCATGTTTATTCATATGTTGAATCATCTATAACTGAACCTGTAGAATTTATCCGCAATATTGACTTACTTCGAACGTATGTACAAGAGTTAAAACAACGCAAGATAAGTGAGGGCAAAGTGAGGGATGCTTTTGATCAGTTTTTTGATTTTGAGAGTCCTACTTCCTTTGCAAATCATGGTGATGCAGCTATTTATTTAGAGAAACTAGTGCAGGGAAGTAAGAATAAATTTGATACAAGTTTTGGAAAAAGAAAAATAGATGCACTAGATAGAAATGGTGTTGCTCATCAAGCTTATTTAACATTTAATGAGAATCAACTTCGCTCGCAAATGGTAAAGGATGTTGAGTTATTAAATCATGGAGAAGATGTAAAGGGAGTCATTTGGCATTTTTTTAGAAAACATAATCAAACAATTAGGGTAGGTCCTTCTAAAGCATTTATATCTGAGTTAGAAAGTAAAGGGATAGTAGTAATCATCCATGATTAG
- a CDS encoding Flp1 family type IVb pilin, producing the protein MKKNALVQLKKLWKDEKGLGTLEILLIIGVLVAIAIVFRKWIISWVNTLFDETQNEMKTNLDSIKEPTTSGN; encoded by the coding sequence ATGAAAAAAAATGCACTGGTTCAGTTAAAAAAACTATGGAAAGACGAAAAGGGGCTTGGAACATTAGAAATATTACTAATTATTGGTGTGTTAGTAGCCATTGCTATCGTTTTTCGTAAATGGATTATTTCATGGGTAAATACTTTGTTTGATGAAACACAAAATGAAATGAAAACAAATTTGGATAGTATTAAAGAACCTACAACATCAGGAAATTAA
- a CDS encoding type II secretion system F family protein yields MKENYFTFVREFGEPFQLNILNPISLYLIDRLNLMEHFSNKMVTLHLKLQFLYGSEKVIPYKKMYMAQLISASFCMITFSIGVLLFGGMSTEFMFIGLLLLIMLPFLLYRELNEKVKRKKREILMELPILLNKIALLVNAGEQIQKALITSVESEKRNQVHPLYVEFQKVCMQLKNNVSFQQALEELSQRVAIHEVSIFTNTILMNYRRGGEQLSLSLRTLSHQLWTTRKTIARTLGEEASSKLIFPMILVFMVVILVVAAPAILMMK; encoded by the coding sequence ATGAAGGAGAATTATTTTACATTTGTACGAGAGTTTGGTGAACCATTTCAACTTAATATACTAAACCCCATCTCACTATATTTGATTGATAGACTGAACTTAATGGAGCATTTTTCGAATAAGATGGTGACATTACATTTGAAACTCCAGTTTTTATATGGTTCTGAAAAAGTGATCCCTTATAAAAAAATGTATATGGCACAATTAATCTCTGCATCATTTTGTATGATAACCTTTTCCATTGGAGTATTACTCTTCGGAGGGATGAGTACTGAATTCATGTTCATAGGATTACTTCTTCTCATTATGTTGCCTTTTTTATTGTATAGAGAGCTGAATGAGAAAGTAAAAAGGAAGAAAAGAGAAATTTTAATGGAGTTGCCCATTTTGTTAAATAAGATTGCCTTGTTAGTTAATGCAGGTGAACAAATACAAAAAGCACTGATAACATCTGTGGAAAGTGAGAAAAGAAATCAAGTTCACCCCCTTTATGTTGAATTTCAAAAGGTTTGTATGCAATTGAAAAATAATGTTTCATTTCAGCAAGCTTTAGAAGAATTAAGTCAAAGAGTGGCAATTCATGAAGTATCTATTTTTACAAATACAATTTTAATGAATTATCGGCGTGGGGGAGAACAGTTAAGTTTATCTTTAAGAACGTTGTCTCATCAATTATGGACTACACGTAAAACAATTGCTAGAACCTTAGGTGAGGAAGCCTCCAGTAAATTGATATTTCCAATGATCCTTGTTTTTATGGTCGTTATTTTAGTAGTTGCAGCTCCTGCAATATTAATGATGAAGTGA
- a CDS encoding type II secretion system F family protein: protein MVDYTHYSLTKKQYILTVFIAGCLFFLVTYVFFMNFIISILLSICALFTPKYRAQQLNIKRREELILQFKQALTSLSSSLSAGRSIEKALVYTLEDLRTIYPNENTYIIQEFKMMNVQIRNGSTVENVFQNFSDRTKIEDITNFVEVFKICKRTGGNLVEVIRTTTNMIRDKIEIGQEINVLISNKKFETRVLNIIPFIFIVFLRYSSPEYMSPLYQGKGVIVMFIALILLILSFVISQKFMKIQV, encoded by the coding sequence ATGGTTGATTATACTCATTATTCTTTGACAAAAAAACAATATATTTTGACAGTGTTCATTGCGGGATGTCTATTTTTTCTAGTAACCTATGTGTTTTTTATGAATTTCATTATAAGCATTCTTCTTTCAATATGTGCTTTATTTACTCCTAAATATAGAGCACAGCAGTTAAACATAAAGAGGAGAGAAGAGTTGATTTTACAGTTTAAACAAGCTCTAACTAGTTTGTCATCTTCTTTATCAGCAGGGAGATCAATTGAAAAGGCACTTGTTTATACGTTGGAAGATTTAAGAACAATATACCCCAATGAAAATACGTATATTATTCAAGAGTTTAAAATGATGAATGTACAAATTAGAAATGGATCTACAGTTGAAAATGTATTTCAAAACTTTAGCGACCGTACGAAAATCGAAGATATTACAAATTTTGTTGAAGTGTTTAAAATCTGCAAAAGAACAGGCGGAAATTTAGTCGAGGTGATTCGTACAACTACAAATATGATCAGAGATAAAATTGAGATTGGACAAGAGATTAATGTCCTCATCTCTAATAAAAAGTTCGAAACAAGAGTATTAAATATTATTCCTTTTATATTCATAGTATTTTTGCGATATAGTTCTCCAGAATACATGTCTCCATTATATCAAGGTAAAGGTGTTATCGTAATGTTCATAGCTCTAATCTTATTGATTCTCAGTTTCGTAATCAGTCAAAAATTTATGAAGATACAGGTGTAA
- a CDS encoding CpaF family protein, whose protein sequence is MIDLKLLNTIKKQVITQLNVADDISDKQLKQMIEEIVFQFSEQYYLTSKQKYDYVMRLFHSFRGLDILQPIVEDPSITEIMINNYDEIFIEKDGKVTPYDGQFESQEKLENVIQTIVSKVDRAVNESSPIVDARLKDGSRVNVVLPPIALKGPTMTIRKFPEKPLSIKRLISNDSISQEAADFLQQLVIAKYNIFIGGGTGSGKTTFLNVLSDFIPSDERIITIEDSAELQIRNIPNLVSMETRTVNTERKGEVSIRDLIRSSLRMRPNRIIVGEVRGEEALDMLQAMNTGHDGSLSTGHANSSKDMLSRLETMVLSGTTLPVEVVRKQISSAIDIMVHLSRMRDRSRKVIEICEVKGVKDGEVQLNQIYHFVEEGEKDGMITGGLHPTGSTLKNRCKLKMAGY, encoded by the coding sequence ATGATTGATTTAAAACTATTAAACACAATAAAGAAGCAGGTCATAACTCAACTTAATGTAGCTGATGATATTTCTGATAAGCAATTAAAACAAATGATTGAAGAAATCGTATTTCAATTTTCCGAACAATATTATTTAACCTCCAAGCAAAAATATGATTATGTTATGCGTTTATTTCATTCTTTTCGAGGATTAGATATATTACAACCGATTGTAGAAGATCCTTCTATAACAGAAATTATGATTAACAACTATGATGAAATTTTTATTGAGAAGGATGGTAAAGTAACCCCCTATGACGGGCAATTTGAAAGCCAAGAAAAACTTGAAAATGTGATTCAGACCATAGTTTCAAAGGTAGATCGGGCAGTGAATGAATCCTCACCTATAGTTGATGCTAGATTAAAGGATGGATCTAGGGTGAATGTAGTATTACCGCCTATCGCATTAAAAGGACCAACAATGACCATTAGAAAATTTCCCGAAAAACCTCTATCTATTAAGCGGCTTATTTCTAATGATTCTATCTCTCAAGAAGCAGCTGACTTTTTACAACAATTGGTCATTGCAAAATACAACATTTTTATTGGAGGTGGTACTGGCTCAGGGAAAACAACTTTTTTGAATGTACTTAGCGATTTTATTCCTAGTGATGAAAGAATCATTACAATTGAGGATTCTGCAGAATTACAAATTCGAAACATTCCTAATTTAGTAAGCATGGAAACTAGGACAGTGAATACAGAGAGAAAAGGAGAAGTTTCCATTCGTGATTTAATCCGATCCTCGTTAAGAATGAGGCCAAATCGTATTATTGTAGGAGAGGTTCGTGGTGAAGAAGCATTGGATATGCTTCAAGCGATGAATACTGGACATGACGGTTCTTTATCAACAGGACATGCAAATTCTTCGAAGGATATGTTAAGTAGATTAGAGACAATGGTTTTAAGTGGGACTACTTTGCCTGTAGAAGTCGTTAGAAAACAAATTAGTTCAGCGATTGATATTATGGTTCATTTATCACGAATGAGAGATCGGTCACGAAAGGTAATTGAAATTTGTGAGGTGAAAGGTGTGAAGGATGGAGAAGTTCAATTAAATCAAATATATCATTTTGTAGAAGAAGGTGAAAAAGATGGAATGATAACTGGAGGGTTACACCCAACAGGAAGTACTTTGAAAAATCGGTGTAAGTTAAAAATGGCAGGATATTAG
- a CDS encoding serine/threonine protein kinase has translation MNQNHLNPKDCLGNRYRILSIIGHGGMGAVYLAEDLKLRGKHWAIKESKENGQVKNFKKEAETLIQLNHPYLPNIVDYFPPNEKGLSYLVMDYIHGQNLAQKFKNMGNRLPFEKVIKYAIQICELLHYLHHHSKNPIIYRDLKPSNVMIDQQDNVRLIDFGISRRFGHHKQKDTVHLGTVGFAAPEQFEDKQTDHRTDLFNLGAMLYYFLTRGHYYTSSKSLQLQNIPFPMIQVIQRLLQFNPEDRYQDTLQVKRDLEKLQITEQSLDSPNNTSLEVSLQFEHKVIVVGNMYQGAGSTFTSIALARVFHHYKIKNALVEYPTNVSELYTLLNGEKTKPKQYEFLYDKYNSERWISNKLEWTTGYTTWYPLPLLNNTQLIKNGSHTEIDPLLFKIRKPIMIVDISNGWSHPSVQQLCNNADEICYVVDSIPTKFSAGISQDNLKIAMQLKQSGKNVHFIVNRDVNAMIRKLWNNTLPWYPSCYIPNFPFENVHEHIWKGKMVQDEKNIKGKLIEGLYPFISQIVPKSMLERQDNKMNRLRKWFQIQN, from the coding sequence ATGAATCAAAATCATTTAAACCCAAAGGACTGCTTAGGTAACCGATACCGGATTTTATCCATTATAGGACATGGCGGTATGGGCGCTGTCTATTTAGCAGAGGATTTAAAACTAAGAGGAAAACATTGGGCAATTAAGGAATCCAAGGAAAATGGACAGGTTAAGAATTTTAAAAAGGAAGCAGAAACTCTAATCCAATTAAATCATCCTTATTTGCCTAATATTGTTGATTATTTCCCCCCGAATGAAAAAGGACTGAGTTACTTAGTAATGGATTATATTCATGGTCAAAACCTGGCTCAGAAATTTAAAAATATGGGAAATCGGCTTCCATTTGAAAAAGTGATAAAATATGCTATTCAAATATGTGAACTCCTTCATTATTTACACCACCATTCGAAAAACCCAATCATTTATAGAGATTTGAAACCTTCTAACGTGATGATAGACCAACAAGACAATGTAAGACTTATAGATTTTGGTATTTCACGTAGGTTTGGGCACCACAAACAGAAGGATACTGTTCATCTAGGAACAGTAGGATTTGCCGCACCTGAGCAATTTGAAGATAAGCAAACGGATCATCGGACTGATTTATTTAATTTAGGTGCAATGTTGTATTATTTTTTAACAAGAGGCCATTATTATACTAGTTCAAAATCGCTGCAGCTTCAGAATATTCCCTTCCCAATGATTCAAGTGATTCAAAGATTACTACAATTTAATCCTGAAGATCGATATCAGGACACGCTGCAAGTAAAAAGAGATTTAGAAAAGTTACAGATCACTGAACAAAGTTTGGATTCTCCCAATAATACTAGCTTAGAAGTAAGCCTTCAATTTGAACATAAAGTAATCGTAGTAGGAAATATGTATCAAGGGGCAGGATCTACATTTACCTCCATTGCTCTAGCAAGAGTGTTTCATCATTATAAAATAAAGAATGCTCTTGTTGAATACCCTACCAATGTATCTGAATTGTATACATTATTAAATGGAGAAAAAACCAAACCTAAACAGTATGAGTTTTTATATGATAAGTATAATTCTGAGCGCTGGATTTCAAATAAATTAGAATGGACTACAGGATATACGACATGGTACCCTTTGCCACTATTAAATAATACTCAACTCATTAAAAATGGGTCACATACAGAAATTGATCCTTTACTATTTAAAATTAGAAAACCAATTATGATCGTGGATATTTCAAATGGTTGGTCACATCCAAGCGTTCAACAGTTGTGTAATAATGCTGATGAAATATGTTATGTTGTTGATTCCATTCCAACAAAGTTTAGTGCTGGAATATCGCAGGATAATTTAAAAATTGCAATGCAATTAAAACAATCTGGGAAAAACGTTCATTTTATAGTGAATCGAGATGTAAATGCAATGATCAGAAAACTTTGGAATAACACATTACCTTGGTATCCTAGTTGTTATATACCAAATTTTCCATTTGAGAACGTTCATGAACATATCTGGAAAGGGAAGATGGTTCAAGACGAAAAGAATATTAAAGGAAAATTAATAGAAGGGTTGTATCCTTTCATTAGTCAAATTGTCCCTAAAAGTATGTTGGAGCGCCAAGATAATAAAATGAACAGGTTAAGGAAATGGTTTCAAATACAAAATTAA